A segment of the Lycium barbarum isolate Lr01 chromosome 7, ASM1917538v2, whole genome shotgun sequence genome:
TCGCTTGGAATGTTAAACGAAATCGCTTCTGATTCTGATTTTGAAGATGAAATCGCTTCTCCTTCTTCTAAGAAAAATAAGGTTGACAATGGTAGAACATCAAATCCGAAGAAAGAAAATGAGTTTCATATTGCTTTACAAAAAGATGTTAAAAAAGGTCAAACATCAAAGAGAAACCGTGCAAAACCGAAATTGAAGGTAAAAAGTAAGTATTTATTACTTTAATTGTTGTTTATGTTCAAATTAACTGGTATGACATTTGGATAGAAAATGGTATGTATCATGTTTATATTTGGGTTTTATTATTGGTGATGAATGTTGTATAATTTAGGTATTTTTATTGTACATAAACCTGAGCCATATATGGTAGACATAATTTTGTTATATTTTTTGAGTTTATTGTTCATCTGCGGTTAATACATACACTTTTTATACACCAATAATACATTCACtgttataagcttaaaatacataTACTGTACTAAGCTTAAAATACATATACTTTAATTGTTGTTTGTGGGCAAAATAATTGGTATGAATTGTGTATAGTAAATGGTATGTTTCATTTTTAAACTTGGTTTTTATTATTTGTGTATCAATGTTGTATAATTTAGgtatttttttgtatatatacttGAGCCATATATAACAaacataatttttatatattttcagTATTTGTTCTCTTGTGGTAATACATATTCTTGTCATACACATTTAAAATACATTCAATGTTGTAATCTTTAAATAAATATAAAGTTCTAAGCTTAATTGTGTATTATTTAATTGTTTCTTGGAAAGTTATGCATCGATATTCTTAATTCTGAGTCGAATAacatgcctatgaaaagaaataAAATGCTACTATTCTAAGACCTTTTCAGTGTATCAGATTTTCTCATAGTTTTGAGTTTGTTTAGTAATTTgttatttattatatatttaGGTAAAGAAGGTTCAAACCAGATTTTGTACTTACACCAACATCAAAGCTATTGAGCATATAAAGTTGTGATTAAAGTCTAAGAAGCAATTGCAGATGTTTAGGGAGTCCCCATTTGGATATTTTCTTGATTTACCGAATATCAAGGTTCACCCACAACTCATTCGCAGCTTGATGTATGCGGAGACTGATAATGATAGAGATGATATGTTTATCATCAAGTTGAATGGAGAAGAGCTCTATTTTGGGATAAGAGAGTTTGCCATTATCAGTGGTTTGAAATGCGGCATGCCGAGTGAATTTGTTCCGGACCATAATTCACCAAATAGGTTAATGAATAGTTACTTTCCCAATCAACAAAGAGTACTAAAGAGTGAGTTGATAAGTTTTTATGAAGGAAGCATTTGTGTGGGTGATGATGATCTTGTAAAAATCTCCATTTTGTATTTTATTAGCACATTCCTATTCTCAACTGAGCCTTCCAAATCTTACGTATCTAGGCTGCACTTTGACTTAGTTGAGAGTGGTGAATATAGGAACTATCCTTGGGGAAACGATTGTTTTAACGAAACACTTGCTTATGTTAGTCACCAATTGAGTGGTGATCCATCGTATTATAGGGTTGGGGGCTTTCCACTTGCTTTGCAGGTTTGGTTTTATGAATGTTGCTCGAAGATTGATCCTTTTGTTGCTACTCGTATTTGAAACCACATTCCTCGTATTCTTAATTGGCAAACATCCCAAGATATATTGTACTTTGACTATCTGAAGAGGGGGATGTTCAAAACTTATGGGAATCAGGTAAACAAGAACACTTTCAACATCATACATACATTTTTCATTCACTTTTGATACACGTTTTAAATATGAATGTTTTAATAGACTTGCTAACCTGTATGAGTACATGtgtaattttttgtttttgttaggTGATTTTTTCCAACATCACACCAGCAAACGATGAATTGCCACTTCTCACTGAGTTACTAGATGTGCCACGACCACGTAATACCACAAGTGATACACCATCTGTACATGGTTCTGAGTTTGAGGCATTGAAGAATGATGTTGTAAATGTAGGTATCGAATTCActattttttatcttttttaaAAAGTTATGGAATGATTATGAATCGGTTAACACATATATGGCTCATAAATTCTACTTCTTTATAGGTTCGTGAAGATTTGAAACTATTTCAGAAGAAGGTATTTATCGgatattataaattataaagttcattattttttttttcctattgaAATAAACAAATGATCATAAATTTATTGTTTACTGCTTATTTCAGGTAGAGGATGATTTTAAACAGTTGAAGCAACACTTGGATAAATTAATATTGGACATACTTACAGAGATCAAGTCCTTACATGGCAGGCAGACGGAAAATAATGAATATGATGGATTTCCTCTATATTATTAAttcaattttaaattaataaAGCATACATTAATATATAGGGTACTGGAGGTGTTAAGGTTGTAGATGGAAAAAGAACCTATAGTGGTGACCAGAATGACAAGTATCATGACATACAAGCTGGGGTTGATGAACAAGCGGCTAAGGGTGCGGTTGGTGGGCTTGATGGAAGTGTGCCAATATCTGGTCAAGCTGCAGTATATTTGAAGACCCAAAGTAATCTTTTAATTCAAGTAAATTATATTAATGTCCATATTTCACATCCTTAAATAGATATATCATAGATGTATCAAAATGTGTATGAAATTTTTTTCAGTTAATATTTTTTAAACTTAATTATCATTCATATTTTTGTATGAAACGTGTAGCTGGTATGCATGCTGGAATTGGTGAAGCATGTGATAATGATCAAGATGATCTAGAAGCATTAAAGAGTCTACATGATCAAGAAGAATTGAAGATTCAAGGTCATTCTTTTGCTTGATATAATTAGAATCTGCCATACTTACATCTAAAAAATCATATATGAAAACTATATATAAAGTGTATTAACATAGCTTCTATTTAGTAGAGAATATATTGGCATCATTTCTCTAGGATTTTTCATTTTAATTACATGACAATTGAAATTACTTTGTATGAATGTATGGTCTAAATAAAGTTTTAGCTGAATCTTTCGAGTGTAGTCCATTTGGTGTTAATTATATTAGTAGGTATCATATTTCTCACCCATAAATCCATTCagaaaactatataaaaagtgttgcaaaaaaattatttaattgtCAATTCAGTATTTAACTTCTGGACATAATTATTTATGCAAAATGTAGTTGGTGTGCATGATGGGTTTGATGGAGCCGGTGATAATTGTCTATTTCATCAAGAAGTCTCAATGATTCATAGTGAACATGTTCCTAATTTAGGTAAGGACTTCACTGTTCATTGAAATGTATTTGTTTGACAGAGGGTTTTATGCAGTAGCTTTCCATTTACTTTCATGTATATATCTGATAGTATATGTGTTAATACTACCTGATAGCTTTCTTGTACATTCATGCTTGACTTGTGAATTGTCTGAATCATGAACTTACTGTGCATGATGGAGATGTTAAATTGTATAGATGCTAACACTGTTAGTTTCATACAGTTTCTAAAGATTTATGAAATATATtgtattaaattttttgaaattttgaattttgCAGATACTTCTTTAGATGATGTGGTGTTGGAATTGATAAAATGGGTAGTTTCTGCAATTCTGTCTCCAAAACCCCTACTCTAGATGACATTAGCGAGACCCAGATTGTTGCGATTGAAAACAGTTACTATTCTAACAATGTCACTCCTGAACAACAACCAAGACTCAGAAAGACTGGAAAATACAAATCATCTATGTATGTTGGTTTTAGTTCAGCTGGCAGCAGCTTGGGTAAATCACCTATATATTTCAACATAAACATCCTTTTGCAAATTACAATGGATTCAAAGTTGATGATGCACTGCTCAATGAATTTACATCTTGGGTATATGCTAAAGTCTCTAAACGGAAGAACGGGtatgtataaaatatattatttatttaACTATTTCTCTTGCAAACATTTATGGCTTTTTGCGTTCCAGAATTTCAGCATACACTTTAAAGAACAACAAGATTGTCAATCCTTATGATTTGGGAGTTAAGAAAGTTGACAAAATGGAGTGGTTCTACAATGTCATTCAAACTGGGAAAGCGTGGGAAGACTcggtatgttgtctccaaatttCTGATTTgcttatttcattttttatttgtTGTATGAAAAATACTTTCAAGCTGAATTTTTGGGTGTTGCAAGAATGGTAGTTTATGTTGAGATGGCATTAGGATATGTGTGTGGCCATTGTTAGCACAAATGTTATGTGGATTATATGATTTTGACGTTTAtatgtatgaaatttgtgtgGAATGTTGTTTTGAGATATccatatgtgtatgaaatgtgcatATATCAGTATGCATATTATAAAAACTGATATATGACTGTTAAACTGAATACTTAATAACAGAAattctttaccattcttacttaTATTTTAATTGACATTCTTTTTTTAGCATATTGATGTCATTATGTATTACTTGAGGAAAAAGGCAAAGTATGGTCCAAATAACCCAGTGAGATACACAAAAACAGATTGTTTTTTCATAAAGTGGGTTGAGGCTATCCACAAGCAGTACAAGGAATACAAAAATGATAAGCGTTTTATTACTGCTGATCATAATGTGGCAAAAATTATTCGTGGGTTTAAATTGATTGCAAATATTGCTTGGGATAGAGTTGATAATATGCTCATCCCAGTCAATATAAGCGAAGAATACCATTGGGTGTTAGTTGTTTTATGTATGAAAAGAAGGTGTCTCTACGTATATGATTCATTCCCAGGTGGGGCTATGCATACTAATTCAATTCGAGAAGTTGTTAAAAGGCTGGCCACCATGATACCTCTCTTTTTTAATTGCACTGGATTTTATGGGAAAAGGAATGACATAAACTGGATAACTGAACCAACATATGTTGGGAAGAGCTTTGATGATTCTTTGGAATATGTCTTTGTGGATCATTTGCCAGAACAACATCCAAAGTCTAAGTATGTATCTCTATTTTATATAATGTTTTTAATATATTATAATGGTGGGCATACATATTAAATACTAATTGTTTCATTATGTTTGTGATTATTTACAGTGATTGTGGGTTATACACATGTGCATTTGCTGAATATATCAACCAAGGTGTATTTGAAATTTCTGAAGAAGATTTTGATGCAGCTCTTCATCGTCAGAGGTATGGTGCGCTGTTGTGGGATTATGCAAGAAAAAAGCAGGCTGATGGAGCTATTAGTGAGAGTGAAGTAACATGAAATGTTACCAGCAGATTGGGTGGTCCAAAAATTTGCAAGGAACCAGTACCTGAAAGGGAGAAATTATCAAGACTGAAACGAAAAGTTTAGAATTCTTAGAATTAGTGACTAGTTATCAGTTTGTTGGTGTAAGAAAGATGATTTTTGTTGGTGTTGGCCTAAGTAGTTGACTGATTTTGTTGGTGAATTAAGTTTGATTAATATGATACTTTTATTATTCTTACACCTTATATCATTagtttttaatttgtttatcaATGTAGTTATGTTAATACAGTTCTTAATTTTAAATCAATGATCCACCATATTTGTTCTctaatacacaaaatatacagtATCTATAATATACACATGTTTTCACATGAAGTATATAAACTATATTAAACCAATGATCAACCACATTTGATCTTCTAATACATAAAATGTACAATAtccatacatatttcatacattatttatacaataatgatacagtAAACAAATAAAATTCTTCCATCTTAATTTTTATACATTATTGATAAACTAAACAATATAAGATTTTATACATCATGATacgtgttatatatatatatatatgttgcataCATTATTTATACTATCTTGATACACTAAAAAGATATGAAATTTGTTgtgtttcatatatatatatatatatatatatatatatatatatatatatatatatatatatgtatatatatgtgtgtgtgaaaATTGTTGTGTTTCATACGTtatttatacaataatgatacactAAATGATACAATATCCATACATAATGttgcatacattatatatacatatgtttcaTACATTATTTATACAATAATGTATACACTAATGATACAATTTCCATTATATATGCAATCAATACGGTCATTTATAATGTATGGTGCATACATTATTTATACAATATTGATACACTAACAAGAATTTTGATCATTCAATAACATAACACTTTCCTTTTATATGAAACATGTTATGTGATACATTATTTATACAATATTGATACACTAAACAACTAAACTAATACCAACTAAAGTTCCTGATACATTATATATACAATATTGATACTCTAAACAACTAAAGTTCTACCTATTGCAGTTTTATACAATATTGAGTTGTTAAATAGAATGACATGATATTTCAAcggttttgatacaaattttacAGTCAAACTAAACAACTAAAGTTCTGATGCATTAaatatgccaaaaaaaaaaaaaaaaacctccaaCAAATTACATTGAAAAACAAGTTTATTACTACAACAAcatggaacaaaaaaaaaaaaaaatccagccatgaaataaaaaataaattcttgCTAGCCATATTACAATAGACAATGCTGCGTCAAAATAAATTTAGAATTTATAAAGTAATGAGTGTCTACTAATAGTGAAtgtaaaaaaataagaaaattggCTATATGGAATTTAATTTCATTTGGGCAAATTGCTACATGTCTTCTTGTTGTGCCCCTCTATGCCACACTTGCTACATGTCATCTTTGCCCTCTTAAATTTCACCTCATAAAATGGTTTCATTCTCTTAAACGATGGCCTCCCTGGAGGTCTTTTAGAATCTGGTGGTAAAACAATTTGTTCCAACACATCAAATGGTATCTCCCATGTACTCTCGCATGGAAGAGGTTCCACTGGTATGGCATATGTATCTTTGAAATTTTTATTGTTGTAGTAGGCAGAGCAGTAGTCCTCTCCATGTTGGTGCCTGTACATTATAGCAGCCAAAGCATGTCCACATGGTATCTCATCAAGTTGAAACCTTCCACAACTACAAATCTTACTTCGAAGACACACACTAAATCTCTTCATACCATCTGTTACTGTATGTAGGAATTCAGTGGAAGCCCTTACCTACCATAAAAAAGTTGGATCACAATTTAAATTCAGAAATTTAACAAAAAACATATAACATAAATACATacaacataaatacataaatcaTACCCTATTCATACAGTTTAAATACTTACAGTCATGCGGTGTGATAATTCCTTGTTATCCTCATAAGCTTCATTGTACTCATTAGTAAGATCAGTGAATGTATTTCTCCCTTCTTCACTGTGTTTTTCATTCCAAGTTTCAATCAATTGTCTCATGTAATCCATTAACTTACAGACTGGAAATTCTCTAGCTTTGGCAATGCTGTTGTTTATAGATTCAGCAATGTTTGAAGTCAACGTCCATGTCCTCTTCACTGTTGCATATACCCGAGACCATTTATGATA
Coding sequences within it:
- the LOC132601841 gene encoding uncharacterized protein LOC132601841; this translates as MLIASTLDPGGSILPLAYAIVDSENDASWTWFCERFRIAFGERENMCIVSDRHDSIWKASALVYPGLTHYACIWHLWNNLLKKCRGNKEQVRRLYFALAKAYTLQEFSELMGRLDTIDKKLGVYLFDSGYHKWSRVYATVKRTWTLTSNIAESINNSIAKAREFPVCKLMDYMRQLIETWNEKHSEEGRNTFTDLTNEYNEAYEDNKELSHRMTVRASTEFLHTVTDGMKRFSVCLRSKICSCGRFQLDEIPCGHALAAIMYRHQHGEDYCSAYYNNKNFKDTYAIPVEPLPCESTWEIPFDVLEQIVLPPDSKRPPGRPSFKRMKPFYEVKFKRAKMTCSKCGIEGHNKKTCSNLPK